A genomic window from Pecten maximus unplaced genomic scaffold, xPecMax1.1, whole genome shotgun sequence includes:
- the LOC117319518 gene encoding uncharacterized protein LOC117319518, translating to MLNIASDSSESEDTNVSMQPAKKKSKSTNSPVKESLLDKLKKIKSPSLEKAASSSQSKTVISKKRSAEDASIENDSPSKSKKKSKVQTEVGGAPQSPVKSVEERLAHFNERLQEKGLSAASKKRIRRQIKKLKTNRYRTITILLS from the exons ATGCTGAATATAGCGTCAGACAGCAGTGAATCAGAAGATACAAATGTCTCCATGCAGCCTGCTAAAAAGAAATCAAAGTCAACCAATTCTCCTGTGAAGGAATCTCTCCTTGATAAGCTGAAAAAGATCAAGAGTCCATCATTAGAAAAGGCTGCTAGCAGTTCACAGTCCAAGACAG TCATCTCTAAGAAAAGATCTGCAGAAGATGCAAGCATAGAAAATGACTCTCCATCTAAATCGAAGAAAAAGTCCAAAGTCCAAACAGAAGTCGGTGGTGCTCCTCAGAGTCCGGTAAAAAGTGTTGAAGAAAGACTCGCCCATTTTAATGAGAGACTCCAAGAGAAAGGCCTTTCTGCAGCATCAAAGAAGCGAATTAGGAGGCAAATAAAAAAACTCAAGACAAACAGGTATAGAACCATAACTATATTACTAAGTTAA